In Spinacia oleracea cultivar Varoflay chromosome 5, BTI_SOV_V1, whole genome shotgun sequence, a single window of DNA contains:
- the LOC130461635 gene encoding protein FAR1-RELATED SEQUENCE 5-like, translating to MANAIEQVFPNTRHRLCLWHLQKNAVSRFGDLKADNTFKDTFKKCLYRCYNEEEFETTWFDMITKYNLQDHDWFTNLYTIKEKWCTSLNKDFFSAGILSSQRSESTNNAIGFKGNKSTSLTEFFHIFGATVDRWRYQEDQNEYDCGNALPKSDFPMVEMIKHAANVYTLTLFRDFEKEFKYSMGCISNVNYINGNFIGYKVQHESWPEHTAHYVAFDPTTNSIKCTCRNFEESGWLCFHAIRVLHIHSIVNIPEQYISKRWTKFAKSEVWKRMEHREDNGTEKKKITPWRYEMARNLYNLVIKCQGSDAAKKVLKEAYAHANESINKVLEKEKAAEKEAAQKAQDDVEAQQTTINIAPSTSSSSSNAPQIIVENPPLVKTKGRSKRKKGFFEIRTSSTAPTEFGTFTPKEQLF from the exons ATGGCAAATGCTATTGAACAA GTATTTCCTAATACAAGACATAGATTATGCTTATGGCACTTACAAAAGAATGCTGTGTCAAGATTTGGAGACTTAAAAGCTGACAATACATTCAAAGACACATTCAAGAAGTGCTTATATCGTTGTTACAATGAAGAAGAATTTGAAACCACTTGGTTTGACATGATTACTAAGTATAACCTTCAAGATCATGATTGGTTTACAAATCTCTAtacaataaaagaaaaatggtgTACATCTTTGAACAAAGATTTTTTCTCAGCTGGAATATTGTCTTCACAAAG GAGTGAGAGCACTAACAATGCTATTGGATTTAAAGGGAACAAATCAACTTCACTAACAGAATTCTTTCACATTTTTGGAGCAACAGTGGATCGTTGGAGATATCAAGAAGATCAAAATGAATATGATTGTGGAAATGCTTTGCCTAAATCTGATTTTCCAATGGTCGAAATGATAAAACATGCGGCAAATGTTTACACACTTACATTGTTTAGAGATTTTGAaaaagaattcaagtattcaatggGTTGCATCTCAAATGTCAACTACATCAATGGAAATTTCATTGGTTACAAAGTGCAACATGAATCTTGGCCTGAACATACTGCCCATTATGTGGCATTTGATCCAACAACAAATTCCATTAAATGCACTTGTAGGAACTTCGAAGAATCAG GATGGCTATGTTTCCATGCAATACGAGTTCTACATATACATTCTATTGTCAACATTCCAGAGCAATACATTTCAAAAAGGTGGACAAAGTTTGCAAAAAGTGAAGTATGGAAAAGAATGGAACATAGAGAAGATAATGgaacagaaaagaaaaaaattactcCATGGCGTTATGAGATGGCAAGAAATTTGTACAACTTGGTTATTAAATGTCAAGGGAGTGATGCAGCTAAAAAG GTGCTTAAAGAGGCTTATGCTCATGCTAACGAAAGCATAAATAAGGttctagaaaaagaaaaagcagcAGAAAAGGAGGCAGCACAAAAGGCACAAGACGATGTTGAAGCACAACAAACCACAATCAACATAGCACCgtctacatcatcatcatcatcaaatgcACCACAAATAATAGTTGAAAATCCACCACTAGTGAAGACAAAAGGAagaagtaaaagaaaaaaagga